The following is a genomic window from Mycobacterium parmense.
GAACGGAGGCCCGCGATGAGCGACCTGACCGAGCGCGTCCGCGACGTGTTGCCTTCGGTGCGTCGCGACCTGGAAGACTTGGTGCGCATCCAGTCGGTATGGGCCGACCCCGGCCGCCGCGCCGAGGTGCAGCGTAGCGCGCAGGCCGTCGCGGACCTGTTGTCGCGGGCCGGCTTCGACGACGTGAAGATCGTCAGCGAGGGCGGCGCGCCGGCCGTCATCGCCCGGCATCCCGCGCCGCCGGGGGCGCCGACCGTCTTGCTGTACGCCCACCACGACGTCCAGCCCGAGGGTGACGACACCCAGTGGGCGTCGCCGCCGTTTGATCCCACGGAACGCGATGGCCGGCTCTACGGCCGTGGCAGCGCGGACGACAAGGCGGGCATCGCAACGCATGTCGCGGCGTTCCGCGCGCACGGTGGCCGGCCGCCGGTGGGCGTGACGGTCTTCGTCGAGGGGGAGGAGGAATCCGGTTCGCCGTCACTGGGCCGGATGCTCGCCGCGCATCGTGACGCGCTCGCCGCCGACGTGATCGTCATCGCCGACTCCGACAATTGGAGCACCGACACCCCGGCGCTGACGGTGTCGCTGCGCGGGCTGGCGGACTGCGTGGTCGAGGTTGCCACCCTCGATCACGGGCTGCACTCCGGCCTGTGGGGCGGCGTGGTTCCCGACGCGCTCAGCGTGCTGGTGCGGCTGCTGGCCAGCCTGCACGACGACGACGGCAACGTGGCGGTCGCCGGCCTACACGAGGCGGACACGGCGTCGCTGCAGTATCCCGACTACCCGCCGGAGCGGGCCCGCAGCGATTCCGGGCTGCTGGACGGGGTATCCGAGATCGGCTCCGGGTCTGTCCCGCAACGGCTTTGGGCAAAGCCCGCGATCACCGTGATCGGCATCGACACCACACCCATCGAGAAGGCGTCCAACACGCTCAT
Proteins encoded in this region:
- a CDS encoding dipeptidase; amino-acid sequence: MSDLTERVRDVLPSVRRDLEDLVRIQSVWADPGRRAEVQRSAQAVADLLSRAGFDDVKIVSEGGAPAVIARHPAPPGAPTVLLYAHHDVQPEGDDTQWASPPFDPTERDGRLYGRGSADDKAGIATHVAAFRAHGGRPPVGVTVFVEGEEESGSPSLGRMLAAHRDALAADVIVIADSDNWSTDTPALTVSLRGLADCVVEVATLDHGLHSGLWGGVVPDALSVLVRLLASLHDDDGNVAVAGLHEADTASLQYPDYPPERARSDSGLLDGVSEIGSGSVPQRLWAKPAITVIGIDTTPIEKASNTLIPRARAKISMRVAPGGDAAAHLDALTDHLRRHAPWGAKVSVTRGEIGEPYAMEASGEVYDAARAAFRQAWGAEPIDMGMGGSIPFIAEFAAAFPHAKILVTGVEDPGTQAHSVNESLHLGVLERAAIAEALLLANLG